Proteins found in one Helicobacter sp. NHP19-003 genomic segment:
- a CDS encoding 4Fe-4S dicluster domain-containing protein produces MKNWQEFEAGAVLFPFEKQGQEELGKHNNERTYTTNSSFTASVANWRVEKPVHNKEVCINCFNCWVYCPDASILSREGKMSGIDYEHCKGCGVCVDVCPTNPKSLLMFDNLESEQEALAKWPQKAEGLKKKSYRTEGGYNGF; encoded by the coding sequence ATGAAAAACTGGCAAGAATTTGAAGCAGGGGCGGTGCTCTTCCCCTTTGAGAAACAAGGGCAAGAGGAATTAGGCAAGCACAACAACGAGCGCACCTACACCACAAACAGCTCTTTTACAGCGAGCGTGGCGAACTGGCGCGTAGAAAAACCCGTGCACAACAAAGAGGTTTGCATCAACTGCTTTAATTGTTGGGTTTACTGCCCCGATGCGTCCATCCTCTCGCGAGAGGGCAAAATGAGCGGCATTGACTACGAACATTGCAAGGGTTGCGGGGTGTGTGTAGATGTTTGCCCCACTAACCCCAAATCTCTGTTAATGTTTGACAATTTAGAGTCCGAGCAAGAGGCTCTTGCCAAGTGGCCACAAAAAGCCGAGGGACTTAAAAAGAAAAGTTACCGCACAGAGGGGGGTTATAATGGCTTCTAG
- a CDS encoding pyruvate flavodoxin oxidoreductase subunit gamma, whose protein sequence is MLEIRWHARAGQGAVTGAKGLADVLTTTGKEVQGFAVYGSAKRGAAMTAYNRIDSEPILNHEKFMHPDYVLVIDPGLTFIADITEDEKPDTTYIITTHLSKDELFAKKPELASKKVFTLNCIKIAMDTIKRPIPNTPMLGALMKVSGMLELEFFKNTFKEVLGKKMPQALIDANMLAIDHAYAQVQ, encoded by the coding sequence ATGCTAGAAATTCGATGGCACGCACGCGCTGGTCAGGGTGCAGTTACGGGTGCAAAGGGTTTAGCCGATGTGCTCACCACTACGGGTAAAGAAGTGCAAGGCTTTGCGGTCTATGGGTCGGCTAAAAGGGGGGCGGCGATGACGGCGTATAACCGCATCGACTCTGAGCCCATTTTAAACCACGAAAAGTTTATGCACCCCGATTATGTGTTGGTGATCGACCCAGGGCTCACCTTCATTGCCGACATTACAGAAGATGAAAAACCCGACACAACCTACATCATCACCACGCATTTAAGCAAGGATGAGTTGTTTGCTAAAAAACCCGAGCTGGCAAGCAAGAAGGTTTTCACCTTAAATTGCATTAAAATTGCGATGGACACAATCAAAAGACCCATCCCAAACACCCCTATGCTTGGGGCTTTGATGAAGGTGTCTGGCATGCTGGAGTTGGAGTTTTTTAAAAACACATTTAAAGAGGTTTTGGGTAAAAAAATGCCTCAAGCTTTGATCGATGCGAACATGCTCGCCATCGACCACGCCTATGCCCAAGTGCAATAA
- a CDS encoding EscU/YscU/HrcU family type III secretion system export apparatus switch protein, whose product MGMPKAVALAYNIGQDAAPKVVASGVGQIAKAIVEKAKAFDVPLFCNEALVNSLLDVRLDTPIPPELYASVVEVFIWLQNAENGAQMS is encoded by the coding sequence ATGGGGATGCCAAAAGCCGTAGCCCTCGCCTACAACATCGGGCAAGATGCCGCACCTAAGGTCGTGGCTAGCGGGGTGGGGCAGATCGCCAAGGCGATCGTAGAGAAAGCCAAAGCCTTTGATGTCCCCCTTTTTTGCAATGAAGCCCTCGTGAACTCTCTTTTAGATGTGCGTCTAGACACACCCATACCCCCAGAGTTGTACGCCAGCGTGGTGGAGGTCTTCATTTGGCTACAAAATGCCGAAAACGGGGCGCAAATGAGCTAG
- the ribE gene encoding riboflavin synthase codes for MFSGLIHEVTQILSFQNGVLCLKSAHKPKIGDSIAINGVCLTAVSLFKGGFSVQMSAHTQAQIALENYQAGQSVHVEPALKAGDRFDGHFVQGHIDGVGVIKHVFKEESQVEISIQAPPAILELCIPKGSIAIDGVSLTLAGIDNDSFSLVIIPHTFKHTLFNTYKPGHRVNIESDMLVRAVAHLNKRQNPLSWAVCDSLAMGY; via the coding sequence ATGTTTAGCGGATTGATCCATGAAGTAACGCAAATCCTTAGCTTTCAGAATGGGGTTTTGTGTCTAAAGAGCGCACACAAGCCTAAAATAGGCGATAGCATCGCTATCAATGGGGTGTGTCTCACAGCGGTTTCTCTCTTTAAGGGGGGCTTTAGCGTGCAGATGAGCGCACACACGCAGGCGCAAATTGCGCTAGAAAACTACCAAGCCGGCCAAAGCGTGCATGTCGAGCCGGCTTTAAAGGCAGGCGATCGCTTTGATGGGCATTTTGTGCAAGGGCATATTGATGGGGTGGGGGTGATCAAGCATGTGTTCAAAGAGGAGAGCCAAGTGGAGATAAGCATCCAAGCCCCCCCTGCTATTTTAGAGCTGTGTATCCCCAAAGGCTCGATCGCCATAGACGGGGTGAGCTTGACTTTAGCGGGCATTGATAACGACAGCTTTTCTTTAGTCATCATCCCCCACACTTTTAAACACACTTTGTTTAACACCTACAAGCCCGGGCACAGAGTGAATATTGAAAGCGACATGCTGGTGAGGGCGGTGGCGCACCTGAATAAACGCCAAAATCCCCTTTCGTGGGCGGTGTGCGACTCCTTAGCGATGGGCTATTAA
- a CDS encoding TatD family hydrolase: MLELIDTHCHLDHAHYLADVLEVLSNAKEAGVTTAIIPAASPKDLARAIALCEENQNLYFAVGVHPLDLEDFNLDFLKAHINHPKCVAVGECGLDYHYKNDPTTKATQKEVFKAQIALALEYNKPLIVHIREASADAHAILKEHPKLKGVLHCFNGDALLLELAHNFYYGIGGVATFKNAKTLVEILPQIPLERLLLETDAPYLTPHPFRGQRNEPKYIPLIAEKLAKVRQMRLEDLAQNTTANAQALFNLKVS, from the coding sequence ATGTTAGAGCTGATCGACACCCATTGCCACTTAGACCACGCCCACTACCTAGCCGATGTGCTCGAAGTTTTAAGCAACGCTAAAGAAGCCGGTGTAACAACCGCCATCATCCCCGCTGCCAGCCCCAAAGACCTAGCCCGCGCCATCGCACTTTGTGAAGAAAACCAAAACCTTTACTTTGCCGTGGGCGTACACCCTTTAGACCTAGAAGATTTTAATTTGGATTTTTTAAAGGCGCACATCAACCATCCCAAATGTGTGGCGGTGGGGGAGTGTGGGCTAGACTACCACTATAAAAACGACCCCACCACCAAAGCCACCCAAAAAGAAGTTTTTAAAGCCCAAATCGCTTTAGCTTTAGAGTACAACAAACCTTTAATCGTGCACATTAGAGAAGCCAGCGCAGACGCGCACGCGATTTTAAAAGAACATCCAAAACTTAAGGGCGTGTTGCATTGCTTTAATGGGGATGCACTTTTACTAGAGTTAGCGCACAATTTTTACTACGGCATCGGGGGGGTGGCGACCTTTAAAAACGCCAAAACCTTAGTGGAGATTTTGCCACAAATCCCCCTAGAACGCTTGCTTTTAGAAACCGATGCGCCCTACTTAACCCCACACCCCTTTAGAGGACAGCGCAACGAACCTAAATACATCCCCCTGATTGCCGAAAAACTCGCCAAGGTGCGCCAAATGCGCCTAGAAGATTTGGCGCAAAACACGACCGCCAATGCCCAAGCGCTCTTTAACTTAAAGGTGTCTTGA
- a CDS encoding lytic transglycosylase domain-containing protein translates to MFESLLKPLGVVCCLSLSLCATPPAINSVSLKTLNAFGVDADFLANSANTDTLESVQQTFDRLLQHYDANGVFIPTIKSMLLQANIPVEFLFLAMAESKFSVRAYSVKRAVGIWQFMPETAKMLGLKVSALVDERRDPIKSTQAAITYFKMLYKQTHQWYLVAMAYNYGLRRVLEAIQAAGTDNINVLLDDNKKYLPQETRHYIRSILSLAIAFNNLDTEGKKAYLLNRGARQTLASVWVKGGTLLSQVANAAHLSIAQVRAYNHQFRYNFSPVGAPSMVYIPYENLAYFRQHYKPKSYIVQVLSHKVRPRETLYSIARKFHSSVALIKYTNNLKGLYLSRKQKLIIPVLSPQIRHLKVAQNEVL, encoded by the coding sequence ATGTTTGAATCTTTATTAAAGCCCTTGGGCGTTGTTTGTTGTTTAAGCTTGTCTTTGTGTGCCACGCCCCCCGCAATCAACAGCGTGAGTTTAAAAACCCTCAATGCCTTTGGCGTGGATGCCGACTTTCTCGCAAACAGTGCAAACACGGACACTTTAGAGAGTGTGCAACAAACCTTTGATAGATTATTGCAACACTACGATGCCAATGGGGTGTTTATCCCCACAATTAAAAGCATGCTTTTGCAAGCCAATATCCCTGTTGAGTTTTTGTTTTTGGCCATGGCGGAGTCTAAATTTTCGGTGCGGGCTTACAGCGTCAAAAGGGCGGTGGGCATCTGGCAGTTCATGCCAGAAACCGCCAAAATGTTAGGCCTAAAAGTCAGTGCCCTTGTGGACGAGCGGCGCGACCCGATCAAGAGCACCCAAGCGGCGATCACCTACTTTAAAATGCTTTACAAACAAACCCACCAGTGGTATTTAGTGGCGATGGCCTACAACTATGGGCTCAGACGGGTTTTAGAGGCGATCCAAGCCGCCGGCACAGACAACATCAATGTTTTGCTAGACGACAATAAAAAATACTTGCCCCAAGAAACCCGCCACTACATCCGCTCTATTTTAAGCCTCGCCATTGCCTTCAATAATTTAGACACAGAGGGCAAGAAGGCGTATTTACTCAACAGAGGAGCACGCCAAACTTTGGCGAGTGTGTGGGTGAAGGGCGGGACCTTGCTTAGCCAAGTCGCCAACGCAGCACATTTGTCCATAGCACAGGTGAGGGCCTACAACCATCAGTTTAGATACAACTTTTCACCCGTAGGCGCGCCTAGCATGGTTTATATCCCCTATGAAAATCTAGCCTATTTTAGACAACACTACAAACCCAAAAGCTACATTGTGCAAGTCCTCAGCCACAAGGTCAGGCCCAGAGAAACCCTCTATTCGATTGCTAGAAAATTCCACAGCTCTGTAGCCCTAATCAAATACACAAACAACCTCAAAGGTCTTTACTTGAGTCGCAAACAAAAGCTCATCATCCCCGTGCTAAGTCCCCAAATCCGCCACCTGAAAGTGGCGCAAAACGAGGTGCTATGA
- a CDS encoding septal ring lytic transglycosylase RlpA family protein, translated as MKLYYFSHLVLATAAFMGCAKDSAGQQNYALFDKHESLRAYEDARDFDGTIPPKKHFSFFHHHKGKHSNNPPHNAHVSESSLTAGMIDSAAMQRATMRPYRVGGKTYYPTQVKVGQIFDGYASWYGPNFHAKRTSNGETYNMHAHTAANKILPMNTIVKVTNKDNNRSTIVRINDRGPFVRNRIIDLSNAAAHDIAMVGKGVAPVRLEVIGFGGVVAKQYAPSLAQNKQAKTLQKEFKVGESQKSYSGGNFSLQVGAFSNKQGAQSAENALQSHLKSTNYSSTIVEGVKNDKPIYRVFIKGFKSQEEASDYAKSLNRPSFLVRE; from the coding sequence ATGAAATTGTATTACTTCAGCCATTTGGTGCTCGCCACTGCCGCTTTTATGGGTTGTGCTAAGGATTCAGCAGGGCAACAAAACTACGCCCTTTTTGACAAGCATGAAAGCTTGCGCGCCTATGAAGATGCAAGGGATTTTGACGGCACAATTCCGCCTAAAAAGCATTTCTCTTTTTTCCACCACCACAAAGGAAAACACAGCAACAACCCGCCCCACAATGCGCATGTGTCTGAGAGCAGCTTGACGGCGGGGATGATCGATTCGGCGGCGATGCAACGGGCAACCATGCGCCCTTACAGAGTGGGAGGCAAGACCTACTACCCTACACAGGTGAAAGTCGGGCAAATTTTTGACGGGTATGCTAGTTGGTATGGGCCAAACTTTCACGCCAAAAGGACCAGCAATGGTGAGACCTACAACATGCACGCCCACACCGCCGCCAATAAAATCTTACCCATGAACACGATTGTTAAGGTTACCAATAAGGACAACAACAGAAGTACGATTGTGCGCATCAACGATAGAGGGCCCTTTGTGCGTAACCGCATCATCGACCTTTCCAACGCCGCTGCCCATGACATTGCGATGGTGGGCAAGGGGGTCGCCCCTGTGCGTTTGGAGGTGATTGGCTTTGGGGGGGTGGTGGCGAAACAATATGCCCCTTCTTTGGCACAAAACAAACAAGCCAAGACCCTACAAAAAGAGTTTAAGGTGGGCGAGAGTCAAAAGAGTTACAGTGGGGGCAACTTCTCTTTGCAAGTGGGAGCGTTTTCCAACAAACAGGGGGCTCAGAGTGCCGAGAATGCCCTACAATCCCATTTGAAAAGCACCAATTACTCTAGCACAATTGTGGAGGGTGTGAAAAACGACAAGCCCATTTATCGGGTGTTCATCAAGGGCTTTAAAAGTCAAGAGGAGGCCAGCGACTACGCCAAGAGCCTCAACAGACCCAGCTTTTTGGTGCGTGAATAG
- the lptA gene encoding lipopolysaccharide transport periplasmic protein LptA — protein sequence MLKRLGCLWLFCGLLWAVPLKETLEVTADKFTANEQKKTTIIQGNVHIKKGKDTLTANEVIIYTNDKRKPTKYEAIGDVHFHLFTEDGREVKGHSDRLIYDAIKQEYRLLQNAVVDEVGKVNSVKGEEIILSKEHGYADVLGGKDKPATFVFDMEDIQKEQKKQKAKKHVKEQPKP from the coding sequence ATTTTGAAAAGACTAGGGTGCTTATGGCTCTTTTGTGGCTTGTTGTGGGCTGTGCCCTTAAAAGAAACCTTAGAGGTTACAGCGGATAAATTCACCGCCAATGAGCAAAAGAAAACTACAATCATACAGGGCAATGTCCACATTAAAAAGGGCAAGGACACGCTCACGGCAAATGAAGTGATCATTTACACCAACGACAAACGCAAACCCACCAAGTACGAGGCGATCGGCGATGTGCATTTCCACTTATTTACAGAGGATGGGCGGGAGGTCAAGGGGCATTCGGATCGCTTGATTTATGATGCCATTAAGCAAGAGTACCGCCTGCTGCAAAATGCGGTGGTGGATGAGGTGGGCAAGGTTAACTCCGTGAAAGGCGAGGAGATCATTTTAAGCAAAGAGCACGGCTATGCGGATGTTTTGGGGGGCAAAGACAAGCCGGCGACCTTTGTCTTTGATATGGAGGACATCCAAAAAGAACAAAAAAAGCAAAAGGCCAAAAAGCATGTTAAAGAACAGCCCAAGCCTTAA
- the yihA gene encoding ribosome biogenesis GTP-binding protein YihA/YsxC: MLKNSPSLKVLESHFVCSATNIAQTPPTHLPEVAFLGRSNVGKSSFINQILGRKIAKSSATPGKTQMANFFATTWQMGDEKVAFGCIDLPGFGYAKVSKGLQEEWGAFLCALLQQRPSIKLFLHLIDARHPQLNLDQQVQAFLQSFIKPDQQIRCVYTKFDKLTSHAKHTLLQEHPGALVSVLKPSTLKPKFGSLEHLQTTLLNALLGRICA, encoded by the coding sequence ATGTTAAAGAACAGCCCAAGCCTTAAAGTCTTAGAGAGCCACTTTGTGTGCTCGGCCACAAATATAGCACAAACCCCCCCCACGCACCTGCCTGAAGTGGCGTTTTTGGGGCGCAGTAATGTGGGTAAAAGCTCCTTCATCAACCAGATTTTAGGGCGCAAAATCGCCAAGAGCTCAGCCACCCCGGGCAAAACCCAAATGGCAAATTTCTTTGCCACGACTTGGCAGATGGGCGATGAGAAAGTCGCCTTTGGGTGCATCGACTTGCCCGGCTTTGGGTATGCTAAAGTGTCTAAGGGTTTGCAAGAAGAGTGGGGAGCGTTTTTATGTGCCTTATTGCAGCAACGCCCCAGCATTAAATTATTCTTGCACCTCATCGATGCCAGACACCCCCAATTAAACCTAGATCAACAAGTGCAAGCGTTTTTACAAAGTTTCATCAAGCCAGACCAGCAAATCCGCTGTGTTTACACAAAGTTTGACAAACTCACCAGCCACGCCAAGCACACCCTGCTGCAAGAACACCCGGGGGCGTTGGTGAGCGTGCTAAAGCCATCTACACTCAAGCCCAAATTTGGGTCTTTAGAACACTTGCAAACCACTTTATTGAACGCATTGTTGGGGCGCATATGCGCTTAA
- the mrdA gene encoding penicillin-binding protein 2, whose amino-acid sequence MQELRFRFIFGFLALVWAILLLRIFILTIKTNDYFEQLALRNMTKKEILVPTRGLILDRNHQLLAMNELGFSISLVPALKKAQLQQELELLQRHFPTLDTQTAAQNYHKQNSVYNHNAIQILDFIPYDQMQTLYPKLILDPKITISPANKRHYPGNSLASHVLGYLGAADAKDIQTDPKSQYTHTIGKTGLEKEYNDFLQGEMGYKLVSVNALNQELKVLEEKQPQTNNDLVLTLDKRLQEKADLLFVDKVGAVVVMDAHTGAILAAGSYPEYNLNNFIGGISVAHWRELQDNIYNPLLNRLINGLYPPGSVVKMGSALSFLEYLPITEQTEVFAPGYIEVGKRKFRDWKAGGHGKTNLYKALKESVDVYFYKFAQDISIDNLTKTFRQMGFGQKTGVDLPNEFIGILPDPGWKMKRFGDIWNMGDTLITSIGQGSFLTTPLQVANYTALIASGKLPTPHFALKGNFKVKDVLDNFQKSKLPALRRGMYEACSTQGGTGYHTTRGVKVALACKTGTAQVVGIDQDTIKRVKEEQMEYFHRSHAWMTAFLPFKNPKYVITVLVEHGEGGSKDGPIVKAMANALVDLGYLKPTAH is encoded by the coding sequence ATGCAAGAGCTTAGATTCCGCTTCATCTTTGGATTTTTAGCACTTGTGTGGGCGATTCTACTCCTGCGCATCTTCATCTTGACGATCAAAACCAACGACTACTTCGAACAACTCGCCCTGCGCAACATGACCAAAAAAGAAATCTTAGTCCCCACAAGGGGGCTCATCTTAGATCGCAACCACCAACTGCTTGCCATGAACGAGCTGGGTTTTAGCATTTCTCTAGTCCCCGCCCTCAAAAAAGCCCAATTACAACAAGAATTAGAGCTTTTACAACGCCACTTCCCCACCCTAGACACCCAAACCGCCGCTCAAAACTACCACAAACAAAACTCTGTCTACAACCACAACGCCATCCAAATTTTAGATTTTATCCCCTACGACCAAATGCAAACCCTCTACCCAAAGCTCATTTTAGACCCTAAAATCACCATATCCCCTGCCAACAAGCGCCACTACCCGGGCAATTCTCTAGCCTCGCATGTTTTGGGCTACTTAGGGGCAGCTGATGCCAAGGACATACAAACCGACCCTAAGAGTCAATACACCCACACCATCGGCAAAACGGGTTTAGAAAAAGAGTACAACGATTTCTTGCAGGGAGAGATGGGCTATAAGCTGGTGAGTGTGAACGCCCTAAACCAAGAATTAAAGGTCTTAGAAGAAAAGCAACCCCAAACCAACAACGACTTGGTTTTGACTTTAGACAAACGCTTGCAGGAAAAAGCCGATTTGCTCTTTGTGGATAAGGTGGGGGCGGTGGTGGTGATGGATGCGCATACAGGGGCAATTTTAGCTGCGGGCAGCTACCCCGAGTACAACCTCAACAATTTCATCGGCGGGATCAGTGTGGCGCACTGGAGAGAGTTGCAAGACAACATCTACAACCCCCTATTAAACCGCCTCATCAATGGGCTTTACCCTCCCGGCTCTGTGGTGAAAATGGGCTCGGCTTTGAGCTTTTTAGAATACCTGCCCATCACGGAGCAAACCGAGGTCTTTGCCCCCGGCTACATCGAGGTGGGCAAACGCAAATTCCGCGACTGGAAGGCGGGCGGGCATGGCAAAACGAATTTATACAAAGCACTTAAAGAATCCGTAGATGTCTACTTTTATAAATTTGCCCAAGACATTTCCATTGACAATTTAACCAAGACTTTCCGCCAAATGGGTTTTGGGCAAAAAACGGGTGTGGATTTGCCCAACGAGTTTATCGGGATTTTGCCCGACCCCGGCTGGAAGATGAAACGCTTTGGGGATATTTGGAATATGGGCGACACTCTCATCACCTCTATTGGACAAGGCTCGTTTTTAACCACACCCTTGCAAGTGGCTAATTACACCGCTTTGATCGCCTCGGGCAAGTTACCCACCCCTCACTTTGCGCTCAAGGGCAACTTTAAAGTGAAGGATGTTCTTGACAATTTTCAAAAATCCAAACTCCCCGCCCTAAGACGGGGGATGTATGAAGCTTGCAGCACACAAGGGGGGACTGGCTATCACACCACAAGAGGGGTTAAAGTCGCTTTGGCGTGCAAGACAGGTACAGCGCAGGTCGTGGGGATCGATCAAGACACCATCAAGCGCGTGAAGGAGGAGCAAATGGAGTACTTCCACCGCTCACATGCGTGGATGACTGCCTTCTTGCCTTTCAAGAATCCTAAATATGTGATCACCGTTTTAGTGGAGCACGGCGAGGGGGGGAGCAAGGATGGCCCCATTGTCAAGGCAATGGCCAACGCTTTAGTGGATTTGGGCTATCTCAAGCCCACCGCCCATTAA
- the serB gene encoding phosphoserine phosphatase SerB: MKLAVFDFDSTLVNAETIEELAKGYGVGQEVTNATELAMAGRADFYTSLLNRASLLKGMDAQHAQQICQNLPLHTGALEVVQGLHDLGYKVVCLSGGFKWATGYFKEKLGLDADFSNTLHVESGVLTGEVSGPLMRGDSKAEILASLQSLLNAKHTLVVGDGANDIGMFKRADVSVAFNAKEITKKAATFVAQTLDLREILECL, encoded by the coding sequence ATGAAATTAGCCGTTTTTGATTTTGATTCAACTTTGGTTAATGCTGAAACGATTGAAGAGTTGGCAAAGGGTTATGGCGTGGGCCAAGAAGTTACAAACGCCACAGAGCTGGCGATGGCGGGTAGGGCGGACTTTTACACGAGCCTACTTAACCGGGCTAGTTTGCTCAAGGGCATGGACGCACAACATGCACAACAGATTTGCCAAAACTTGCCCTTGCACACGGGCGCACTTGAGGTGGTGCAGGGTTTGCACGACTTGGGTTATAAAGTCGTGTGTCTTAGTGGGGGCTTTAAGTGGGCTACGGGCTATTTTAAAGAAAAGCTGGGCTTGGATGCGGATTTTAGCAACACTTTGCATGTGGAAAGTGGGGTCTTGACAGGAGAGGTGAGCGGGCCCTTAATGCGTGGGGACTCTAAGGCGGAGATTTTAGCCAGCTTACAAAGTTTGCTAAACGCCAAACACACTTTAGTGGTGGGCGATGGGGCTAATGACATCGGCATGTTTAAACGCGCCGATGTCAGCGTGGCCTTCAATGCCAAAGAGATCACCAAAAAAGCCGCCACTTTCGTGGCGCAAACCCTAGATTTGCGAGAGATTTTAGAGTGTCTTTAG
- the tnpA gene encoding IS200/IS605 family transposase has translation MKENHYKLKGYLSTNRSKHNLKAHLILVCKYRKKLLVGDVAIFIKSVLEEIEESSDFIIIAMETDKDHLHLMIQYIPRVSISSIILRIKQMTTYRVWREPRFIPFLRKHFWKEQKFWTDGFFACSIGEANPETIKRYIENQG, from the coding sequence ATGAAAGAAAACCATTACAAACTCAAAGGCTATTTGTCCACAAACAGGAGCAAACATAATCTAAAAGCCCATTTGATTTTAGTGTGTAAATACAGAAAAAAGTTGCTCGTAGGAGATGTGGCTATTTTTATAAAGTCTGTGCTTGAAGAGATAGAGGAAAGTTCAGATTTTATCATCATAGCAATGGAGACAGATAAAGATCATCTACACCTGATGATTCAATATATCCCTAGGGTGTCTATCAGTTCCATTATCTTGCGGATCAAGCAGATGACTACTTATAGAGTTTGGAGAGAACCAAGATTTATCCCGTTCTTACGCAAGCATTTTTGGAAAGAACAAAAATTTTGGACAGATGGATTTTTTGCCTGTTCCATAGGAGAAGCTAACCCAGAAACCATCAAAAGATACATAGAAAATCAAGGGTAG
- a CDS encoding RNA-guided endonuclease InsQ/TnpB family protein has product MLKAIKFRIYPTIEQKTLIHKHFGCARVVYNYFLAYRQKQYAQGIRENYFSMQKALTTLKKQEAYAYLSECNSQSLQMALRQLTTAFDRFFSKLADYPRFKSKKHAKQSFCVPQHLEMDLGNNQVKLPKFKEAIKAKFHRHLPTNSIVKQGFISCVADKYYLSISYEDNEPEPKPTTIKKAVGLDMGLESLVIASSGVLYPYKKFFQNLQTKLTKAQRRLSKKLKGSSNRKKQAKKVAQIHASIRNSREDYLHKISNEITNQYDLIAVETLKVRNLVKNHKLAKSIANASWSRLISLLEYKAGWKGKTLIKIDQYFPSSQICSTCGSNTGKKPLPIRNFICPCCQTYHHRDLNASINIRNYALGMLDERHAIKVDKTRVGITRSYACGDSANGAVTKYGYILDTASYGSLKQEAHPSLAGG; this is encoded by the coding sequence TTGCTTAAAGCAATAAAGTTTAGAATTTATCCCACCATAGAGCAAAAAACCTTGATACACAAGCACTTTGGCTGTGCTAGGGTGGTCTATAACTACTTTTTAGCATACCGCCAAAAGCAATACGCACAAGGCATTAGAGAAAATTACTTTAGCATGCAAAAGGCGCTCACTACTCTCAAAAAACAAGAGGCTTACGCTTACCTAAGTGAATGCAACTCTCAAAGCTTGCAAATGGCACTAAGACAGCTGACAACAGCCTTTGATAGGTTTTTCTCTAAGCTGGCAGATTATCCTAGATTCAAATCTAAAAAGCATGCGAAGCAGTCTTTCTGTGTCCCGCAACACTTAGAGATGGATTTAGGCAACAACCAAGTCAAGCTACCCAAATTCAAAGAAGCTATTAAAGCCAAGTTTCATAGGCATTTGCCTACAAACTCTATCGTCAAACAGGGGTTTATCTCTTGCGTAGCAGATAAATACTATCTCTCTATAAGCTATGAGGATAATGAGCCTGAACCTAAACCCACAACTATCAAAAAAGCTGTGGGTTTAGATATGGGTTTAGAGTCTTTAGTGATAGCCAGTAGTGGCGTGCTCTATCCCTATAAAAAGTTTTTCCAGAATCTACAAACCAAACTCACTAAAGCGCAAAGGAGATTGTCTAAGAAACTAAAAGGTTCTAGTAATAGAAAAAAACAAGCCAAGAAAGTGGCACAAATCCACGCTTCTATCAGGAATAGCAGAGAGGACTACCTACATAAAATCAGTAATGAGATAACCAATCAATACGATTTGATAGCAGTAGAAACCTTGAAAGTTAGGAATTTGGTCAAAAACCACAAACTAGCTAAGAGCATTGCCAATGCCAGCTGGTCTAGGCTCATTAGTCTATTAGAATATAAGGCTGGTTGGAAGGGTAAAACCCTTATCAAAATTGACCAATACTTCCCTAGCTCTCAAATCTGCTCGACCTGTGGGAGCAACACAGGTAAAAAGCCACTGCCTATTAGAAATTTTATCTGCCCTTGTTGTCAAACATACCACCACAGAGACCTAAACGCTAGCATCAATATCAGAAACTATGCTTTGGGAATGCTAGATGAGCGACACGCTATCAAGGTAGATAAAACTAGGGTAGGGATTACCCGAAGTTACGCTTGTGGAGATTCCGCTAACGGGGCTGTAACCAAGTATGGCTACATACTGGATACTGCTAGTTATGGATCGTTGAAGCAAGAAGCCCACCCGTCTTTAGCGGGTGGGTGA